Within Solanum stenotomum isolate F172 unplaced genomic scaffold, ASM1918654v1 scaffold36004, whole genome shotgun sequence, the genomic segment tttagcccaaaggctctcttggaaatcgatgttcctttcttactcaaatgtaaaaacatttagaaacctCTTTGGGAAagacatagttccctaataactttcgGGAAATGGACTCAATtttatgctcttgacttaacttgaaacttgagattCTTCACTTGGCttgaactctatactctttactagacttgaacttgaaccttAAATGAAGGTAAAACGTTTAATAACGACTCTTGGAAAGCCTTAgagacttgcttggacttacttcttaactttgcttgacttgactctaacttccctTAACTTCGAtcctaacttgccttgaattgaaatatggattcaaggtatatgatcacacatttATGGATGACTCCTTGACGTTAGAAGTactttggagtgttggaaacaactaggaaacataggtacaatacctaggaacatgcatgagaaagtgtgaaaagaatgggggaacttggtgtccttggcgctctgcaaggcgcggagcgccagcccttgaagctcagaggggacctgctggcgctctgctaggcgcggcgccccaagggagAGAGCTCAGAAGctcttttggggcgcgctggcaggcgcgacgcgccaccccTTTCCCCAGTAAACTAgacttttctcctccttttcttcaactctaaaccatccCAACTTCAATGGactcaaccccaaacactaaggatcacaAAACCCCttaacatacaagagattcaacttaaacacacaaccaaatcatgtcccacaaccaacaagaacttcaacaacacaatcaacaacacaacccaacaacttcaacaacatatccaatcttttctcaataataaaaaattggtttggtgtgtgggggaaaggatcaacccaacactaagaactcacatacctagtagggatcacccctgacaatatccacgacgatctttgacggaAACTTGTTAGATCTCccctttcttctcttcttctcctcttcactcacaaGTCCTagctctcactctttaaaaatggGACCAAATGATCcaacaatcagcctaacacaacaatataaccccaaaagaaaaagctaggaaaaagaccaaaatgcccttaaaatttccggatggattccctgccaactgcccaactttcaaagggcataactcgctcatatgaactcggaatcgagcaaacttggtggcgttggaaagataattccacaagcttcgtaatcataactggaactactcctaactcatcctgagataggagttaatgactgctcaaagttggccgaaaactcactgatttccacacttagccaaatttccagatttttttgaattccttccaaaagtgactatttccgatttttaagcctcttcatagttatttcaacttacCAGATGTTACACAACTTTCCAGTTGTACAACACTTGACCATATTGCTCTATAGACAATGTAGCTCTTAATACTCTATTAggataataaaaatatttaaatttattataatttttttttcaaaaaagtaaaaatattaagttttaAATATGTATGTAGGGCagtaaagaattttttaaaatatatttcggGAAAATATACTGgattgcaaaaatatttaagaaacaaATATATGAAAGTAAATAACTATGGTTAGGACTTtgctttaattaattagatctCAACCATTAATTTTAAACTATGACATGTGtctccaatccaagctagaacttgaaaaaatgaagagaagagAAATTGAGAGGAGCCGGATCCGTTTCAACCAAATAAGAATAGTGATTGTAGCATATACCTCTGCGTGTGTAgactttcttttgtttcttccaTTTTTAGCCATTATCTATATTTCTTCAATTGATATCACTTGttgattatatataataaaaactCTACACTTGAATGAAATGTTGAATGAACTCAAGAATGTACACCTATTTCTCACCATTCATGCGTTACGAGTAAAAAGTCTTCTACTCATGTACACATACACCATCATCTTCAAACCTTACTTATAGAATTATACTGTACATATTACTGTTGTTCTCCACATCTTCTTTCATAccgctttatttttttaaaatgtaagttAGGATTCACGCTTCATTTAATACCAACTCCCAAGCAATTGGTTTCACTAGCTATATGACCTCACATATCATGCTTCTGCAATTAAATGTATCTTAGGTCAATATTACtcaaatgaaaatacaaaagtATGTAGAAATaagttctttatatttttcatgaaattaaaaatatctacCTCAGCAAAAAGACTACTAAAAAAGCATAGGACCTGAAATATTTTGTAGAGCACGCAATAAATATTCTCACTAATATTTTGTTTCTCACTGAAAATATAGTCGTGCTCATGTATTAACAACAAAAAACTAGATAGTGTGTACTACATAATGAGAGCATCTTTTTGctgaaataaattatattaacaGTAAAGTTAGTTATTCATGATCTACTCTTAAACAAAGGCCAAACTAACGTAAATGCCTTGTAAACTCTAAAATCCTTcgatttattaaataaaaggcTTTCTTAATTGATAAGATTTTCACTTGATTACATGTCTCTTAACAAAATCAGTTAACCATTGGTAACATTAACTTTTTTTATGGAAAATCTTTTAAGCAACAATTTATAGAATTCCATTTCACattctatatttaataatagTTTCTATATTACATGTCTTTTTTTGCTTATCAAATTTAATTACGTAATATATATCTTTACGTGCATTTTTTCCCTTTACCAGATTAATATTTCTTAATTCATtcactcctttttttttttgcctagCTATAAAATGGCTCTAATTATAAACTTCTCTTATCCATAATTTTCTCTTCTAAAATGAATTCTaaagtttttttccttttatctaTTTTAGCCTTTTTGGCTTTCTCTCAACTTGCTTTAGTTTCTTGTAGAAAGGTCAGAACCAACCATGGTTTAGAAGGATTCACTCTTGATCTTATCCATCGGGATTCTCCTCTTTCTCCATATTATAACCCTTCCATCACCCCTTCTCAACGCCTCCGGGATGCATTCCAAAGATCTTTCTCCCGAGTATCTTTCTTCCCGAAAGCTTCCATCCATCCCACCACACTTGTCAATCATACTATTCAATCAGACATCATTCCTGAGCCCGGAgattatttaatgaaaattttcatcGGTATGCCCCCAATGAAAACCTATGCAAGTCTTGACACTGGGAGTGACTTGACATGGGTACAATGCAAGCCGTGTACTCATTGttataaacaaatattaccCCTTTTCGATCCTCGAAAAAGCTCAACGTATAAAATAATTGGTTGTAATAGTAAGGAATGTGAGCTAGTAAGAGATAAAACTTGTGACAAAAAGAATGTTTGTGAATATGAAATGCAATATGGTGATGGTTCTTATAGTACTGGAGATGTTGCTTCTGAGACATTCACATTTGATTCAACTTCTAAAAAGGTTGATAATATTTCAATTCCACAGGTTATTTTTGGTTGTGGACATAGTAATGATGGCACTTTTAGCAATCGTACTGCTGGGATTGTGGGATTAGCAGATTCAAAAATCTCTTTTATTAATCAACttgataaacaaattaaagggAAATTCTCTTATTGTTTAGTCCCAAATAATGATTTATCGCCATCTTCTCATCCTCCCAATACTAcaagtaaaattaattttggtTCTAAGGCAGTTGTATCGGGGCCTAACGTTCTTACAACTCCCATAATTCGAAGGGACACCGATATATTCTACTATCTATATCTCGAAAGTGTTAGTGTTGGAGGTAAGAAGTTAGAGTTTAAGTCTCCACAACTCATGAATTCTTCTAGTACCGCTAATGAAGACTTGGGAAATATTATAATCGATTCTGGCTCAACGTTGACAATGATCCCTGGTAAATTTTATGACAAATTGGAATCAACTTTGGTGGAAATGATTAAAGGTAAAGTTAAATTATGAGACCATTTTTAAACGTATAATAAATCAtacttttagttatttaattattatattatgtctCAACAGGTAAGAGGATAGAACATGGCCCGCTTCCCATATGTTACGAGACGAAAAGCATTGTCAATAAAATTCCTAAGATTGTGTTCCATTTCAAGGATGCTGATATCGAGTTGCTACCTATGAATACATTTGCAAAAGTTGAtgatttgagttgtttttcaaTTGTTAAGGGGTATTCCGATCTTGCTATTTATGGAAACTTGCAACAGATGAATTTCCTTATTGGATATGATCTTGTAAATCACAAGCTCTCTTTCTTACCTACAAATTGTACCAAACACTGATAAATTTGGATgacaatttcatatttttaattaattaaccacTTTGTATGTAATGAAATTTGTCCTTTGTTTAATGGGAGTATGAATGTGTTAGTATTTTAAATGTCCTTTTCTTTAAGTTCATAATAATTCTAAATTATTGTAATCTAATTTGATCAGGATTTTCCGATTgaaaagtagaagaaaaagaaggcaATGTACTAAAAGTAATACCATGTTAATTAGAATGTAGGAATAATTTCAGAGACCTCCCTCTAGATTTCGCTCTATAACATTCACCTATCCTGTGGTTTATGATATTACGTCTACCtcccttattttcattttcttgtaacCATTCTTCAAatctatttaaaataagtatatattaatatagatttgacaattttacccttctatATGCAAGCTTAGATCTAATTTTCAATGATTTATCTCTATTTCTCGGATCATTTTTTTCTTCGCTCGTGGAAATGTTTAACTAGAACAAAATCTGATCGTTCTTATCGGATTTCTCTCTTGGGGAGTTCATTTTTATCTTCCATTTGAAGAAATTGTTGCTGGAAAATGATGGGTTATGTGGGTAAAAAAATCATCAGTGAATTGGTAAAAGGTAAAATGGAGATGAAGAGTTAATATTTGGTGAAAATTGTGGATCAGCTTAAATAAAGACTTTgatatttatttgataagaaaaacacgtgtatatatatatatatatatatatatatatatagagagagagagagagagagagagagagagaattaaTGTATTTGTgctgatttatttttaaagtatttgttaaatgtgttattttttatataatatttattaatatgaagaaattaatatatagaagggtaatttaaattaatttatatttattttaaataggtTTAAAGAATGGTTACAACtacaacaaaatgaaaataagggaGGTAGACGTAATATCGTAAACCACAGGGGAGGTGAGTGTTATAAAGCGAAATCTGGAGGGAGGTCTCCGAAATTATCGCTAGAATGTATCAAATAGGTAATACAgtattatatatacacactcaACACTATAATTATATGTCCATATGctaattttttgaatttggattgttttaaccttttttcccaaaaaaaatattttatgctcAATATGACAGATGattgatattttaataattGTAAAGTCAATTGATTCATCCGATTTCTCTCCATGTATTGAAATTCACATAGATAAGAtatgaaatctggaaatttagaACTTCTTTGAAGACAATGGTTCactattcaaaaatatttaaatacatgTTCACATCTAATACAAGGCATacctttgtatttttctttgtagAAATTCAGAGCGATGATAAATTCAAGTCATTTGAGAGAAATTATCCACAAGTATGACAAAATACAAAACTGACTCCACTTGTTTATCAGCCCCTCAGACTTATTGAACTACGATAAATTTTGACAAATTGGTGTGACTAACAATTCAATGAAGAAACTTTGAAATTAGGGACAAAGCTTCTTTAACATATGCAAAGAATTAAAGATGTCTCAAATGGAGACACGACATTGGAGTAGCAACAAATTGAGGCCCCCAATATTCATCAAGAATACAGAGACTACCAAATACATGTCATTTACCTATAATCTTATTCCCTATAGATCACGATACATATAATAATCAGTAAAGAACGAGATATAGTATTTCAAATTTCTGATAAGCTTATTCACATGCATCAAATTAAAGACTAACTTTGGTAGACTTAATACAAGTGACAAGATAACGGAGGAGGTTGGTTTGATAGTCCTAAATCCTATAATTTTACACGTGGAACCATCAACTATTGTCACAGGAGAGAATATTCTATGTGatcgaaagaaaaaaaatataatagaattATCCGTCATGTGATATATGATGATCAATCTCCCATTAAATCAAAAAGAGATAAGACATGTTTTTTTCCAACTCAACAAGGTTTGTAGCCAAAATAGATTCCTTAAAGGTAATTTTTGATATTGTGAGAATTTTGCTCGCTCTTCTACcgaaagaaaaattattttattcgaAGAAAT encodes:
- the LOC125852492 gene encoding aspartic proteinase CDR1-like; amino-acid sequence: MNSKVFFLLSILAFLAFSQLALVSCRKVRTNHGLEGFTLDLIHRDSPLSPYYNPSITPSQRLRDAFQRSFSRVSFFPKASIHPTTLVNHTIQSDIIPEPGDYLMKIFIGMPPMKTYASLDTGSDLTWVQCKPCTHCYKQILPLFDPRKSSTYKIIGCNSKECELVRDKTCDKKNVCEYEMQYGDGSYSTGDVASETFTFDSTSKKVDNISIPQVIFGCGHSNDGTFSNRTAGIVGLADSKISFINQLDKQIKGKFSYCLVPNNDLSPSSHPPNTTSKINFGSKAVVSGPNVLTTPIIRRDTDIFYYLYLESVSVGGKKLEFKSPQLMNSSSTANEDLGNIIIDSGSTLTMIPGKFYDKLESTLVEMIKGKRIEHGPLPICYETKSIVNKIPKIVFHFKDADIELLPMNTFAKVDDLSCFSIVKGYSDLAIYGNLQQMNFLIGYDLVNHKLSFLPTNCTKH